One region of Mycobacteriales bacterium genomic DNA includes:
- a CDS encoding peptidylprolyl isomerase produces the protein MRPHARRWVAASGLALVATMAAACGSGSSGGSLATSSSPKPGTLNANGCTTPPALQQNHLKFAHEPPLKIARTTYTARIVTNCGTIIVKLFGAKAPQTVNSFAFLAGRGYFNDTPCHRLTTQGIYVLQCGDPTGTGTGGPGYTLPEENLRGATYPAGTVAMARTQAPHSGGSQFFLVYQDSTSGLQPLYTPFGRVTAGLSILQRIAKAGSDNSNGPGDGHPNQPVVIESFAVTKG, from the coding sequence GTGCGTCCACACGCGCGACGCTGGGTCGCGGCGAGCGGGCTTGCCCTCGTCGCGACCATGGCGGCGGCATGTGGGTCCGGGAGCAGTGGCGGCTCGCTCGCGACGTCCTCGTCGCCGAAGCCGGGGACGCTGAACGCGAACGGCTGCACCACGCCGCCGGCACTGCAGCAGAACCACCTCAAGTTCGCCCACGAGCCGCCGCTGAAGATTGCGCGTACGACGTACACCGCGCGCATCGTCACGAACTGCGGAACGATCATCGTCAAGCTGTTCGGCGCAAAGGCGCCGCAGACGGTCAACTCCTTCGCGTTCCTCGCCGGCCGCGGCTACTTCAATGACACGCCGTGCCACCGGCTCACGACGCAGGGCATCTACGTGCTGCAGTGCGGCGACCCGACCGGCACCGGCACGGGTGGGCCCGGCTACACGCTGCCCGAGGAGAACCTCAGGGGTGCGACCTACCCGGCCGGCACCGTCGCGATGGCGAGGACCCAAGCACCGCACTCCGGCGGCAGCCAGTTCTTCCTCGTCTACCAGGACAGCACCAGCGGCCTGCAGCCGCTCTACACGCCGTTCGGTCGCGTCACCGCCGGGCTCAGCATCCTGCAGCGGATCGCGAAGGCCGGCAGCGACAACTCGAACGGCCCCGGCGACGGTCATCCCAATCAACCCGTGGTCATCGAGTCCTTCGCCGTGACCAAGGGCTAA